One genomic region from Listeria monocytogenes encodes:
- a CDS encoding lmo0801 family class 1 internalin: MKKLCTVILFLTLLLNGLVPNAHAKTESPSADNNLQVAPPAAIKDVFPDPAMANEVLKSLNLKKLNKKSTSDTVTQTELNSLTGSFQAINKGIKSIEGVEYLQNITELDVEKNQITDIAPVANLKKLTTLLINTNQITDISPVADLANLTTFYCGNNPISDISAVQNLTKLSIFNCYTANVEDISPVKNLVNLKTLSLGSNNIHDISDIEKLTALEYLSFSNNPVENPEVIGNLTNLNTLWLYNAQIRNIDFTANLPKLKSVYLYNNQISNISEVSNWANIEYLELNNNQITDITPVANLTTLKTLKLNDQIITNREIPFQKNISIENKVMDNFGNIVTPNNISDNGTYNSPTLSWNLNETKDNLSYDFTTKITILNINATYSGTVIQPLTKDSTRPIITADEKVSYPEGTTKTTTEFLIDIHATTDDGSPIEVDLNAVDFGTAGNEATPVDVTIIITSVDTSKPVITADEKVSYPEGTTKTAAEFLTDIHATTDDGSPIEVDLNAVDFGTAGSYTVTLTAVDTAGNEATPIQVTIIITNSKKIDPIIPVEPGGNDVKPEKPNEIIILPKDSEIPLSIIPKDNIEKTNSINVIKMIETNEIKNKMLPKTGDKLPLTVFLGMLITLAGISYLRK, encoded by the coding sequence ATGAAAAAATTATGCACCGTAATATTATTTTTGACTTTGTTATTAAATGGCCTTGTTCCGAATGCGCATGCGAAGACTGAATCACCATCAGCTGATAATAATTTACAAGTAGCACCACCAGCTGCAATTAAAGATGTTTTTCCAGATCCTGCCATGGCTAATGAAGTTTTAAAATCATTGAATCTTAAAAAATTAAATAAAAAAAGCACTAGTGATACAGTAACGCAAACTGAATTAAATAGTCTTACTGGATCTTTTCAAGCAATTAATAAAGGAATAAAATCAATAGAAGGTGTGGAGTATCTTCAAAATATAACTGAACTAGATGTAGAGAAAAACCAAATAACAGATATAGCACCAGTTGCAAATCTTAAGAAATTGACCACATTGCTAATTAATACTAATCAAATAACAGATATATCACCAGTGGCTGATTTAGCTAATTTAACTACTTTCTATTGCGGAAATAACCCTATAAGCGATATTAGTGCTGTTCAAAATCTCACTAAATTGTCTATTTTTAATTGTTACACAGCTAATGTAGAAGATATTAGTCCTGTTAAGAATCTTGTTAATCTAAAAACATTAAGTTTAGGAAGTAACAACATACATGATATTAGTGATATAGAAAAATTAACTGCTCTAGAATATCTTAGTTTTAGTAATAATCCAGTAGAAAATCCAGAAGTTATCGGTAACTTAACAAACTTAAATACATTATGGTTATATAATGCACAGATTAGAAATATTGATTTCACAGCAAATTTACCTAAATTAAAAAGCGTTTATTTGTATAATAATCAAATTAGTAACATTAGTGAAGTGAGTAATTGGGCAAATATTGAGTATTTAGAACTGAATAACAATCAGATCACAGATATAACTCCAGTAGCCAATCTAACTACGCTTAAGACACTAAAGTTAAATGACCAAATTATTACTAATCGAGAAATACCTTTTCAAAAAAATATTTCCATTGAAAATAAAGTAATGGATAATTTTGGTAACATAGTAACACCAAATAATATTAGTGATAATGGAACGTATAATAGCCCTACTTTATCATGGAATTTAAACGAAACAAAAGACAATCTTTCTTATGACTTTACTACAAAAATAACGATTTTAAATATAAATGCGACTTATTCAGGAACAGTAATCCAGCCATTAACAAAAGACAGTACTCGGCCGATAATTACAGCAGATGAAAAAGTCAGCTATCCAGAGGGAACAACGAAAACGACTACCGAATTTTTAATAGATATTCATGCGACAACGGATGATGGTAGCCCGATTGAAGTCGATTTAAATGCGGTAGATTTTGGTACAGCAGGAAATGAGGCAACACCAGTAGACGTCACTATTATTATTACATCAGTAGATACAAGTAAACCTGTCATTACAGCAGATGAAAAAGTCAGCTATCCAGAGGGAACAACAAAAACGGCTGCCGAATTTTTAACAGATATTCATGCGACAACGGATGATGGTAGCCCGATTGAAGTCGATTTAAATGCGGTAGATTTTGGTACAGCAGGGAGTTATACGGTGACACTAACTGCAGTAGATACGGCAGGAAACGAGGCAACACCAATACAAGTAACCATTATTATTACTAATTCGAAAAAAATAGATCCAATTATTCCAGTTGAACCGGGAGGGAATGATGTAAAACCAGAAAAGCCAAATGAAATAATTATTCTTCCAAAAGATTCGGAAATACCTTTATCCATTATTCCAAAAGATAATATCGAAAAAACAAATTCAATCAATGTTATCAAAATGATAGAAACAAATGAAATAAAGAATAAAATGCTCCCTAAAACCGGAGACAAATTACCTCTTACAGTATTTTTAGGGATGCTTATTACTTTAGCGGGTATTTCTTATCTTCGAAAATAA
- a CDS encoding GTP pyrophosphokinase has protein sequence MEQPSVDELKNWRNVMLLHRFALEEVNTKLKILNEEFQFIHDYNPMEHLKSRVKSLESIGAKLEKKKVDITPENALKYVHDIAGIRITCSFVTDIFRIHEMLAGQSDITIKRVKDYVTNPKPNGYRSLHLLCEVPVFLTNRSEVMTVEIQIRTVAMDFWASLEHKIYYKYQQEAPVELVNELQDAARIITHLDEKMKNLNDQIDKYKKEKEN, from the coding sequence ATGGAACAACCATCAGTTGATGAGCTGAAGAACTGGCGAAATGTTATGCTTCTTCATCGTTTTGCGCTAGAAGAAGTGAATACGAAACTTAAAATATTGAATGAAGAATTTCAATTTATTCATGATTATAATCCAATGGAACATTTGAAGTCACGTGTGAAATCACTCGAAAGTATTGGGGCGAAATTAGAAAAGAAAAAGGTTGATATTACCCCAGAAAATGCACTGAAATATGTGCACGACATTGCTGGAATTCGGATTACTTGTTCTTTTGTTACAGATATTTTTAGAATTCACGAAATGCTTGCAGGACAAAGTGATATCACTATTAAACGAGTAAAAGACTATGTAACAAATCCAAAACCTAATGGCTACCGGAGTTTACATTTACTCTGCGAAGTTCCTGTTTTCCTGACAAATCGTTCAGAGGTAATGACAGTGGAAATTCAAATTCGGACGGTCGCAATGGATTTTTGGGCGAGTTTGGAGCATAAAATTTATTATAAATATCAACAAGAAGCTCCTGTTGAGTTAGTTAATGAATTACAAGATGCCGCACGAATTATCACCCATTTAGATGAAAAAATGAAAAACTTAAATGATCAAATTGATAAATATAAAAAAGAAAAAGAAAATTAA
- a CDS encoding Na+/H+ antiporter: MEIFLYVLALLVAIFISNLLNRFVPFVSVPLIQIGLGVLIAIMPITFNLQLNPELFLVMFIAPLLFNDGRQTDKAALWGMRMPILVLALGLVFATVVVIGYFVHWMIPTIPLAAAFALAAALAPTDAVAVSSLSGRINLPKRIMNLLEGEALINDASGLVAFQFAIAAMVTGVFSLMDASISFFVIAIGGILVGLILSWLKFRLLKWVRGLGMEDVTFHMLIQILTPFIIYLAAEEIHVSGILAVVAAGIMHSMEQKKMDPQLVKLNVVSQSTWSVIIFVLNGLVFLLLGTQLPAITEVVWNDSGSSNLQVMAYILSITAALILLRFIWVYISWSIGAKQRQKQNKKTQLPKFRPVVLTSLSGVRGAVTLASALAIPFFLDDGSLFPQRSLIIFIASGVILCTLVIATFILPLLAKSEEVTTEDERAEIATRIRILRNVIRELKEQTLPETKAATDEVIEDYRKRIYDLQQNNSSNRGMDERERAKRLEIIQWERENTQKMTDEGRIVATDSYRYQHYLNMMEQAIKQRFRTKVKTAWMFLYRLIMLVIHPKKWGRITHKVKKGISKDSERFQAIRQLREENEILIISKLKEQLTKENADVIGPLITEHTIFLERVRKEHSPRGKRAKFEQKKREVQVVAFQLERDIIQNMFEKGGISRDLARDLRQNLNMIETYLYDDFLE, encoded by the coding sequence TTGGAGATATTTTTATATGTTTTAGCATTACTTGTAGCCATCTTTATTTCTAATTTACTCAACCGGTTTGTTCCCTTTGTTTCGGTACCGCTGATCCAAATTGGTCTTGGTGTATTAATTGCCATTATGCCGATTACGTTTAATTTGCAATTAAACCCAGAACTTTTTCTAGTCATGTTTATTGCGCCTTTGCTATTTAATGATGGCAGGCAGACTGATAAAGCAGCTCTTTGGGGTATGCGAATGCCGATTTTAGTATTAGCGCTCGGACTGGTGTTTGCAACGGTTGTCGTGATTGGGTATTTTGTTCACTGGATGATTCCGACGATTCCACTAGCAGCTGCTTTTGCCTTAGCAGCAGCTCTTGCGCCAACGGATGCTGTAGCAGTTAGTTCTCTTTCTGGGCGGATTAATTTACCCAAACGGATTATGAATTTGCTTGAAGGTGAGGCATTAATTAATGATGCGTCAGGACTAGTTGCCTTCCAGTTCGCGATTGCAGCTATGGTAACCGGCGTGTTCAGTTTAATGGATGCGAGTATTAGCTTTTTTGTTATAGCTATTGGTGGTATTTTAGTCGGACTTATTTTGAGTTGGTTAAAATTCCGATTGTTAAAATGGGTTCGCGGCCTTGGAATGGAAGATGTTACGTTTCATATGCTTATCCAAATTTTGACACCATTTATTATTTATTTAGCAGCGGAAGAAATACATGTTTCTGGGATTTTAGCGGTTGTTGCAGCTGGAATTATGCACTCAATGGAACAAAAGAAAATGGATCCTCAGTTAGTGAAATTAAATGTGGTTTCGCAGAGCACTTGGTCGGTTATCATTTTTGTTTTAAATGGCTTAGTATTTTTATTATTAGGAACACAACTTCCTGCGATTACAGAAGTAGTGTGGAATGATTCTGGAAGTAGTAATTTACAAGTAATGGCTTACATTTTGTCTATCACGGCAGCCTTAATTTTACTGCGCTTTATATGGGTATACATATCGTGGAGCATCGGCGCGAAGCAAAGACAGAAACAAAATAAAAAAACACAACTACCTAAATTTAGACCGGTTGTACTTACATCGCTTTCTGGTGTTCGCGGGGCAGTTACACTTGCCAGTGCGCTCGCAATTCCATTTTTCTTAGATGACGGATCACTATTTCCGCAGCGCTCACTAATTATTTTTATTGCATCCGGTGTTATTCTTTGTACATTAGTGATTGCGACATTTATTTTACCGTTACTTGCCAAAAGTGAAGAAGTGACAACGGAAGATGAACGAGCTGAAATTGCAACGCGGATTCGAATCCTGAGAAACGTGATTAGAGAATTAAAAGAGCAGACGCTACCTGAAACGAAAGCAGCAACGGATGAAGTAATTGAAGATTATCGCAAAAGAATTTACGATTTACAGCAAAATAATAGTTCGAATCGAGGCATGGATGAAAGAGAACGTGCGAAACGATTAGAAATCATCCAGTGGGAACGTGAAAACACCCAAAAAATGACCGATGAAGGACGCATTGTTGCTACAGATAGTTATCGTTATCAACACTATCTTAATATGATGGAACAAGCAATCAAACAACGCTTCCGGACAAAAGTAAAAACAGCATGGATGTTCCTTTATCGTCTAATAATGCTTGTCATTCACCCGAAAAAATGGGGTAGAATAACGCATAAAGTGAAAAAAGGTATTTCTAAAGACAGCGAACGATTCCAAGCAATTCGTCAATTACGAGAAGAAAATGAAATACTCATTATTTCTAAACTCAAAGAACAATTAACGAAAGAAAATGCTGATGTTATTGGACCGCTAATTACCGAACATACTATTTTTCTAGAACGCGTAAGAAAAGAGCATAGTCCTCGAGGCAAGCGAGCAAAATTCGAACAGAAAAAACGCGAAGTCCAAGTGGTGGCTTTCCAATTAGAACGTGATATTATCCAAAATATGTTTGAAAAAGGCGGAATCTCTAGAGATTTAGCACGAGACTTACGCCAGAATTTAAATATGATTGAAACGTATTTGTATGATGATTTTTTAGAATGA
- a CDS encoding helix-turn-helix domain-containing protein codes for MEIGKRIKNLRLSKNLTQEELGERTDLTKGYISQLERDLSSPSIETLFAILEVLGSTPKDFFDEEEHNQKVIYGELEHTFFEDEEKGYRIKWLVPESNEKEMEPVLLEIEANSCFKSFEPSLSETFAYVLKGEVTVLLGRNEYVAKKGEAIYFHAADEHQIINRSSEHATLILVATESYL; via the coding sequence ATGGAAATTGGCAAACGCATTAAAAATCTTAGGCTCAGTAAGAATTTAACACAAGAAGAATTAGGCGAACGAACGGATTTGACGAAGGGATATATTTCTCAACTAGAGCGAGATTTAAGTTCTCCCTCCATTGAAACGTTATTTGCTATTTTGGAAGTGTTAGGTTCCACTCCGAAAGATTTCTTTGATGAAGAAGAACACAATCAAAAAGTAATTTACGGAGAACTAGAGCATACTTTCTTTGAAGATGAAGAAAAAGGTTACAGAATAAAGTGGCTTGTTCCAGAATCGAATGAAAAAGAAATGGAGCCGGTACTGCTTGAAATAGAGGCAAATAGCTGTTTTAAAAGCTTTGAACCATCACTTTCAGAAACTTTTGCTTATGTGTTAAAAGGGGAAGTGACCGTGCTACTTGGTCGAAATGAGTATGTAGCCAAAAAAGGAGAAGCAATTTATTTCCACGCCGCAGATGAACATCAAATAATTAATCGATCGAGTGAACATGCAACACTCATCTTAGTAGCGACAGAGTCATATTTATAA
- a CDS encoding ABC transporter ATP-binding protein, translating to MTETIIRFENVTKQFDNDPPVLDNVSFEIEKGKFYTLLGPSGCGKTTILRLIAGFLEASEGQIYLGDKVINQIPANKRPVNTVFQDYALFPHLNVYENVAFGLRIKKLKKEAIDEKVKEALRFVNLKGYEKREISEMSGGQRQRVAIARAIVNEPEVILLDEPLSALDLKLRTEMQYELRDLQKRLGITFIFVTHDQEEALAMSDEIFVLNKGEIQQSGTPIDIYDEPINKFVADFIGESNIVNGKMIQDFEVEFVERRFECVDQGFRPNEVVEVVIRPEDLEITSAEKGQLQVTVDWMLFRGVHYEVGCIDIDGNEWLVHTTRKVRVGDKIGLAFEPEAIHVMRLGETEEEFDKRLDSYDEVQ from the coding sequence GTGACAGAAACAATTATTCGTTTTGAAAACGTAACAAAACAATTTGATAATGATCCACCAGTGCTTGACAATGTCAGCTTTGAAATAGAAAAAGGGAAGTTTTATACTTTGCTTGGACCATCTGGTTGCGGAAAAACAACCATTTTGCGCTTAATTGCTGGATTTTTAGAAGCTTCAGAAGGACAAATTTACCTAGGAGATAAAGTAATTAACCAAATTCCAGCCAACAAACGACCGGTAAATACCGTTTTCCAAGATTATGCTTTATTTCCACATTTAAATGTGTATGAAAATGTCGCTTTTGGACTGCGCATTAAAAAATTGAAAAAAGAAGCAATTGACGAAAAAGTAAAAGAAGCTTTGCGCTTTGTTAACTTAAAAGGATACGAAAAAAGAGAAATTAGCGAAATGTCTGGCGGACAAAGACAACGTGTCGCAATCGCTCGGGCAATCGTCAATGAACCAGAAGTTATTTTGCTTGATGAGCCACTATCAGCACTTGATTTAAAATTACGTACAGAGATGCAATATGAATTGCGCGATTTACAAAAACGTCTTGGGATTACGTTTATTTTTGTGACGCATGATCAAGAAGAAGCACTTGCGATGAGTGATGAAATTTTTGTGTTAAATAAAGGCGAAATTCAACAAAGTGGTACGCCAATTGATATTTACGACGAGCCAATAAATAAATTTGTCGCAGATTTTATCGGCGAATCGAACATTGTTAATGGCAAAATGATTCAAGACTTTGAAGTGGAATTTGTGGAAAGACGTTTTGAATGTGTCGACCAAGGTTTCCGCCCAAATGAAGTCGTGGAAGTAGTTATCCGTCCGGAAGATTTAGAGATTACTTCGGCTGAAAAAGGTCAACTGCAAGTAACCGTAGACTGGATGCTTTTCCGTGGTGTGCACTATGAAGTAGGTTGTATCGATATCGATGGAAATGAATGGCTTGTTCACACAACTAGAAAAGTTCGTGTGGGTGATAAGATTGGCTTAGCGTTTGAACCAGAGGCAATTCATGTTATGCGTCTCGGGGAAACGGAGGAAGAATTCGATAAGCGGCTTGATAGCTACGATGAGGTGCAGTAA
- a CDS encoding ABC transporter permease — protein MNRRTRTVYLVPYVLWILLFVVAPILLIVYYSFFDVDGNFTVDNYIHFFTPVYLKMTASSFWYAFLITVFTLLISYPTAYLLTKLKHKQLWLLLIILPTWINLLLKAYAFIGIFGTYGAANQFLEILGIGSKQILFTDFSFLFVSTYIFIPFMILPIFNAIEEINPTLIQASRDLGASSLTTFRRVIFPLTADGVKSGCQAVFIPALSLFMITRLIAGNRVITLGTAIEEHFLVTQDWGMGSTIGVFLIIAMILIMFLTGSKKKRGARK, from the coding sequence ATGAATAGACGCACCCGTACAGTTTATCTTGTTCCTTATGTTCTTTGGATTTTACTTTTTGTTGTTGCACCGATTTTATTGATTGTGTATTATTCGTTTTTTGATGTTGACGGCAATTTTACTGTAGATAATTATATTCACTTTTTCACCCCTGTCTATTTAAAAATGACGGCGAGTTCGTTCTGGTATGCGTTTTTAATTACGGTTTTCACACTGCTGATTTCGTACCCAACGGCTTACTTGTTAACGAAACTAAAGCATAAACAATTGTGGTTGCTACTTATTATTTTGCCAACTTGGATTAATTTGCTGCTTAAAGCGTATGCCTTTATTGGGATTTTTGGGACATATGGGGCGGCGAATCAGTTTTTAGAAATACTTGGAATTGGCTCGAAACAGATTTTATTTACGGATTTTAGTTTCTTATTTGTATCGACCTATATTTTTATTCCGTTTATGATATTACCGATTTTTAATGCAATTGAGGAAATTAATCCGACGTTGATTCAAGCGTCGCGTGATTTAGGCGCATCGAGTTTGACGACATTTAGACGGGTGATTTTCCCACTCACTGCTGATGGCGTGAAATCAGGGTGTCAGGCTGTCTTTATTCCAGCACTATCACTCTTTATGATTACACGATTAATTGCAGGAAACCGTGTCATTACGCTCGGAACAGCGATTGAAGAACATTTCCTAGTAACGCAAGACTGGGGAATGGGTTCGACAATTGGCGTATTTTTAATTATTGCGATGATTTTAATTATGTTCCTAACAGGTTCGAAAAAGAAAAGAGGTGCGCGTAAATGA
- a CDS encoding ABC transporter permease, with protein MKKSKWGTIYLVLVFVILYAPIFYLIFYSFNKGGTMHNFSGFTLGYYKEVFQDTRLLIIVLNTFVIALLSSVIATIIGVCGALAIKFMPKPFAKNSLLSLNNVLIVSPDVIIGASFLIFFTILGVKLGFISVLVSHIAFSIPIVVLMILPKLQEMSPTLMDAARDLGASQWQVLSKVILPYIMPGVLAGFFMALTYSLDDFAVTFFVTGNGFSTLAVEIYSRARQGISLSINALSTLIFLFTIILVIGYYFINQRNTSKNIRTGATKE; from the coding sequence ATGAAGAAAAGTAAATGGGGTACGATTTATTTAGTGCTTGTTTTTGTGATTTTATATGCGCCGATTTTCTATTTGATTTTTTATTCGTTTAATAAAGGCGGCACGATGCATAATTTTAGTGGTTTTACGCTTGGCTATTATAAAGAAGTTTTCCAAGATACACGCTTACTGATTATCGTGCTAAATACGTTTGTGATTGCGCTACTTTCTTCTGTGATTGCGACTATTATTGGAGTTTGCGGGGCGCTGGCGATTAAATTTATGCCAAAACCATTTGCGAAAAACTCGCTTTTAAGTTTGAATAATGTGTTGATTGTTAGTCCTGACGTTATTATCGGTGCTAGTTTCTTGATTTTCTTTACGATTTTAGGCGTAAAATTAGGTTTTATTTCCGTCCTAGTATCGCATATCGCCTTTAGTATTCCGATTGTCGTATTGATGATTTTGCCGAAATTACAAGAAATGAGCCCGACGTTAATGGATGCGGCGCGCGACTTAGGTGCAAGCCAGTGGCAAGTTCTTTCAAAAGTTATTCTGCCTTATATTATGCCAGGCGTGTTAGCTGGATTTTTCATGGCGTTGACATACTCGCTAGATGATTTTGCGGTCACTTTCTTTGTAACCGGAAATGGCTTCTCAACTTTAGCGGTAGAAATCTATTCCCGAGCAAGACAGGGGATTTCGCTTTCAATCAATGCTTTGTCGACACTGATTTTCCTATTCACGATTATTCTCGTGATTGGTTATTACTTTATCAACCAACGTAATACAAGTAAAAATATTCGGACGGGGGCGACGAAAGAATGA
- a CDS encoding ABC transporter substrate-binding protein has translation MKQLLKIFVPVIVVALLMMLLATTMNRSEGYAGSNTLTIYNWGDYIDPSLITKFEKETGIKVIYQTFDSNEAMMTKIEQGGTTFDIAVPSDYAISKMKEENLLIPLDHSKLPNEKYLDPRFMDLSFDDDNKYSMPYFWGTLGIIYNKEMFPDKNFDTWNALFDPELKNQILLIDGAREVMGLGLNSLGYSLNDTNKAHLQAARDKLETMTPNVKAIVGDEIKLLMADNEAGVAVTFSGEAAEMLSENEDLEYVIPKDGSNLWFDNMVIPKTAKNVDGAHKFINFMLKPENAAINAEYVGYATPNAKAVELLPKEISSDERFYPDMDELNNLEVYDNLGKRMLSYYNELFLEFKMYRK, from the coding sequence ATGAAGCAACTGCTGAAAATTTTTGTACCAGTAATTGTCGTCGCGCTCCTAATGATGTTACTTGCAACAACGATGAACCGTTCGGAGGGCTATGCTGGGAGTAATACGCTGACGATTTATAACTGGGGCGATTACATTGATCCATCACTCATTACTAAATTTGAAAAAGAAACAGGTATCAAAGTCATTTACCAAACATTTGATTCTAATGAAGCGATGATGACGAAAATTGAGCAAGGTGGAACGACCTTTGATATTGCGGTGCCAAGTGATTATGCGATTAGCAAAATGAAAGAAGAAAATTTGCTGATCCCACTTGACCATTCCAAATTACCAAATGAAAAATACCTTGATCCGCGTTTTATGGATTTGTCGTTTGATGATGATAATAAATATTCGATGCCTTATTTCTGGGGAACGCTTGGCATTATTTATAATAAAGAAATGTTCCCGGATAAGAATTTCGATACGTGGAATGCGCTATTTGATCCTGAGTTGAAGAACCAAATCTTGCTGATTGATGGGGCGCGTGAAGTGATGGGGCTTGGGCTGAATAGTCTGGGTTACTCACTGAACGATACGAATAAAGCACACCTACAAGCTGCCAGAGACAAGCTAGAAACGATGACACCGAATGTTAAAGCAATTGTTGGCGATGAGATTAAACTTCTCATGGCGGACAATGAGGCGGGTGTCGCGGTTACTTTCTCCGGAGAAGCGGCGGAAATGTTAAGTGAAAATGAAGATTTAGAATACGTAATTCCAAAAGACGGCTCCAATTTATGGTTCGACAACATGGTCATCCCAAAAACAGCGAAAAATGTCGATGGCGCGCATAAATTTATTAACTTCATGCTAAAACCAGAAAATGCCGCAATTAACGCTGAATATGTTGGCTATGCAACACCAAATGCAAAAGCTGTCGAATTGTTACCAAAAGAAATTTCGAGTGATGAACGTTTTTATCCGGATATGGACGAACTGAATAATTTAGAAGTATATGATAACCTTGGTAAACGAATGCTGTCGTATTATAATGAATTATTTTTGGAGTTTAAGATGTACCGGAAATAA
- a CDS encoding carbonic anhydrase, with protein sequence MTKEKVLWGYDEKTGPEMWGHICSDFEIAHTGKAQSPVNIEQADVVKLKPSTMKFYYKETDYTIRRIEQSVHVFPHDKEQGLRFNGEYYPLVSFHAHIPAEHLLDGYIYPIEWHFVHEKPDGTTLVMSAWMEIDNTNNVEFKDLPTYFPEVFADFETEREITLDVNEFMPKERVFYTYQGSRTTPPTVEGVTWIVLKNAKTLGQEDFTEFEKAIGNTSRPVQDLNGREITFYN encoded by the coding sequence ATGACTAAGGAGAAAGTGTTATGGGGTTACGATGAAAAGACTGGGCCAGAAATGTGGGGGCATATCTGCTCTGACTTTGAAATCGCACATACTGGAAAGGCACAATCGCCAGTAAATATCGAACAAGCTGACGTTGTGAAATTAAAACCATCAACAATGAAGTTTTACTATAAAGAAACAGACTATACGATTAGAAGAATTGAACAATCGGTGCACGTTTTTCCGCATGATAAAGAACAAGGGTTACGCTTTAACGGCGAATATTATCCACTTGTATCATTCCATGCCCATATTCCGGCTGAGCATTTGCTTGACGGTTATATATATCCGATTGAATGGCATTTTGTTCATGAAAAACCAGACGGCACAACGCTTGTTATGAGTGCTTGGATGGAAATTGATAATACAAATAATGTCGAATTCAAAGATTTACCAACCTATTTCCCAGAAGTGTTCGCTGATTTTGAAACAGAACGGGAAATTACTTTAGACGTGAATGAATTTATGCCAAAAGAACGTGTTTTCTATACGTACCAAGGTTCACGGACGACACCACCAACCGTGGAAGGCGTGACTTGGATCGTGTTAAAAAATGCGAAGACACTTGGCCAAGAAGATTTCACTGAATTTGAAAAAGCAATTGGTAATACAAGTCGACCAGTACAAGATTTAAATGGTCGTGAAATTACTTTTTACAATTAA
- a CDS encoding HD domain-containing protein — translation MYEKARQMMIEAHSGQVRKITGEPYFSHPLNVARILRRAGFREEVVVAGLLHDAVEDTEMTDADIRATFGDEVADLVASHTENKTLSWEERKAHTIEQVRTGNLEEKALIVADKLDNLTSVKYALSSEGKSVWSYFKRGYDLQKWYNQGIKNNMEYGLNPSEIPPFFDEYARLVKWIFKK, via the coding sequence ATGTATGAAAAAGCGAGACAGATGATGATTGAAGCGCATAGTGGACAAGTTCGCAAAATTACTGGCGAGCCTTATTTTTCGCACCCCTTAAACGTAGCGAGAATTTTGCGCCGCGCTGGTTTTCGCGAAGAAGTTGTTGTTGCGGGATTACTGCACGATGCCGTTGAGGATACGGAAATGACCGATGCCGATATTCGCGCAACTTTTGGCGATGAAGTAGCCGATTTAGTAGCGTCTCATACAGAAAATAAAACCTTATCCTGGGAAGAACGAAAAGCACACACAATCGAACAAGTGCGCACTGGAAACTTAGAAGAAAAAGCTCTAATTGTTGCAGATAAGCTAGACAATCTAACATCCGTCAAATATGCCTTAAGCTCAGAAGGAAAGTCTGTCTGGAGCTATTTTAAACGCGGCTATGATCTGCAAAAATGGTACAACCAAGGGATTAAAAATAATATGGAATACGGATTAAATCCATCTGAAATCCCTCCATTTTTTGATGAATATGCGCGACTTGTGAAGTGGATTTTTAAGAAGTAA